The genomic DNA TTTAAgttttatcatttaaaacatatggcaaatgtaaacattcaagttttggggcgttacacatacaattaactaggttaaatagcctagttatttatttcacgATATATCATATAAGGACATATAGCGAATATAAACATTCgagtttttggggcgttacaaatcTGAACCTTGGAGGTTGCTTCAGGTGAGGGTTCTCGGGCCAATAAGACAAGGCCCATCAATGATCAACCAAGGCCCGGTTGCTAAGCCTACTTCTGGTCAAGTTAAGTTGAAGTCTAAAAAATAGTTGTTTCCAATGCCTTAGGTTCTAAATGATGCAAATGACAATGATGATTATGTGGATACTTATTATGATGGTTTTGTTTGTATGATGTCTTTGGTTTGTTTCTATTTCGTAGCCTTATTAATAAAGTTTGCCTAGGGTATCGTCCGCTTTCCCAAAAAAAGTAGCGTATAGTCGCTTCAAAAGTTATAAAGAAGTTTATGCTACATGCTTAGAAGACTACATTTGTGGTTGAACATGGTTTCATATTGGTAATCGCGTATAACTTTGCGATTGCTTCTAGTACGACTGGTTTAACATCTGCTGGAAAGATATTGGAGGTGTGGGAAGCACGGCTGCGTTTACATGTCTTGTCATAACTGTATATTTGCGTCTTTTTATGATGTGCAACACAGTTACAAGGTGACACAGTATAAGTGTTGGTGGCAGCATTTTAGCATGGTTCATATTCATCTTTATATACTCTCTTGTTTTTGTTAATAAGGTACGCACCGCCTCTTCTTTACTTTGTTAATGTACGATTGTTATTAacatctaatctaatctaaatactaataaaagactccaattaGTGGCACATGTCAATCTCTCCTTTAACCTCACAATTTtacttttaatatatttaaaaataattttgttaTCATTATCATtaggggtattggattttaataatcccaagtttcactGATTGGCcagtaataatcccaacttcaaaaattgcctacaacagtcccaacttgtaagattttggccaccaatgatccttgtctaactgggttataacccagttagctttttgaagttttgagcggcggagaaggtcactagaggttggagatgacaagtggtggtctcctttggtggtttcaggggtaaagaaggtcgtcggaataagttgcaggtcaccggagttgcgtagatggtggaaattttaaacttttgagaagtggagaagattacaggaggtcggagatgattggtggtggtctcgtttggtggtttcaggggtaaaacgggtcgccggaataagttgcaggtcaccaGCCCAACAAGattataacccagttagacaaggatcactggtggccaaaatcttacaagttgggactgttgtaggcaatttttgaagttgggattattaccggccaattagtaaaacttgagattattaaaatccaataccccttatcattatccttattattattattactatttacTTAATTATCCAATAAACATAACATCCATTCCTTCTTAATTATTTAAGATTTCTGTGACGAAGACTAAGAAAAACGGGGGACTTGGGATTTCTAAGTTAAGGGATGTAAATTTTGCCCTTCTGGCTAAATGGGCGTGGAGATTTAAGACTCAAAAGGGTAGCATTTGGCGTAAAGTGGTGGAGTTGGTTCATGGTGGGAGAGGTCGGTGGGTGTTCTTGCCTAATAATCGTGGATTCAAAGGTTGTTGGATTTCCATGGTCAAGGAGATGGAAAGACGGTCGTTAAAAAGGAAGGCGTTCGCCTCTTTTATAACGGCTAAGGTGGGTAACGGCTTGTCGGTTAATTTTTGGTCCGACCTTTGGGTTGGATCGACAATTTTAAAACATCGGTGGCCTAATCTTTAAAAAATAGATCGAGATAAAGATTGTACGGTAGCGGAGCGGTTTATACAGGATAATGATGGGACGCGATTTTGTCCGAGGTGGAAACGGGGTTTGGTTTCGATCGCGGAGTTTTCAGAATTGCAAGATACTCAGTTTCTTTTATCTAATGTTGCTTTAACAGGTTCAAAGGATAAATGGTTATGGGGAGCGGATGTTAAAGATTCCTTCACAGTGGCGATGGTTAAACAATTATATAGAGAGGATAATGAGGTGGGCCGTGACCATAAAATGCGATGGGAGTCTTGGGTGCCGTCGACGGTGAATATCTTTGTTTGGAGAGCTGAAATGGATCGTATTCCAACTAAAGCGGCTTTGATTAGACGAAGGATAAACATTCAAGATGGTGCGTGTGCCTTGTGCGGTTTCGGAGAGGAAGACGTGATGCATCTTTTCACGGGGTGTAGTTTTGCTTTTGGAGTCTGGGATTCAGTTGGCCGTTGGTGTAATATTATGCCTATTATGGCTTTTGATTTTAAAGATTTGTTGGGCATTCACGAGCAGGTTTCCGGGTGCAAGTGGGCGAAAAAAGTGATTAGAGGTATCGTTATGATTTCTTGTTGGGTGTTATGGATAAAGCGGAATGATAAAGTTTTCCACGGCTCTTCTCCGAAGGTTGTTGATGCGGTTGCTTTAGTCAAATCTGGGTCTTTTTTGTGGTTAAAAAGTAGGTCTAAATTTTCCGACTTATTATGGAAAGACCGGGTGCATAATCCTTTGTATATGATGTAAGTTGGTTGGTTGGCGGCCCTTGCTTCGAGGGCTTGCCTTGTTTGTTTTCTTAATAAAGTTcactgttaaaaaaaaaatttaagattCCTCCATTATGGCAATATAAATCAACACATAAATTcttaaaaattaatgatattttaaactataaataatataaaacactgtgattataataaaatatatgaATGAAAAATCAACATAGTATCAATTATTTAGTATCTATTATTATATGATATTATACatgggtagggctagatagaaaaccctatctatataaaaaaccctagaaaacccaacctcccgacatttttttttttgaaaaaaataacacatgtaatatacatgtttttaagagttttgggccaaaaaaatcaaaaaagcgccgaagggataatttaaaaaaaaaaaaatttcagcaactttcagcatttttgtctaacacatgttaggcactgaattttgtttattttttaaaaaaaaatcccttcggcgcttttttgttttttgttttggcccaaaacactctaaaacatgtatattacatgtgtaatttttttcaaaaaaaaaaaaatgtcgggaggttgggtaaaaatggggggagatttgggttttcagagttttctaagaattttagggttttttgtctagcattaccctattatctattatctatatatattaataagttatatttatatttgtatttatatttatttattatttattaatttataacatttgagaaatagtgtctatttttttttgttgtcCTTTGCTAATggttttttttctattttttcttttggtgaactataatattatttatttttattataaaacttCGGATCTTAATGgtaatgggtcgggtttgggacgggtttaagtaatcccaaacccaaacccgattagataagcttgtcccaaacccgtcggGTTtttagcgggtaaatacccattgggtatcgggtatacccgcgggtttcgggtaaacccattaatttaaaaagattactcaTTTGGTATACTCATCTTAAAACTCATTGGGTatctatcgggtaactactaaccggttacattttgtattgttattataaaaatatatatcaaataactacaatgtatacggaatagaatacctacatgtgtaaaaaatggatgtatcatatatatacatattaataatataaaagaaattatatcgggtatacaatcgggtaaacgggtacactttatcgggtaattgggtcgggtaaacgggtatatcactaaatcccaaacccgtcccaaacccgcgaaaaaaataaaaactattcccaaacccgtcccaaacccgattaaccgaccccaaacccgtcccaaatgtgtcgggtttcgggtttacccatcgggttcgggtttgattgccatccctagaCTTATAACTTTCCCCATagttaaagagttaaatgcccggatagtccctgtggtttggccttttttcacctttagtctttaactttctaaaattacagcaatagtccccaactttttcaatttcgttcccggatagtccccaactttttcaatttcgttcccggatagtccctagcgCAGATGGAGGTTAGTCTTTTCaattaagtgggtgtgaaatgacttAAATACCCCtactattaaaaataaaaaaaataaaattaaaataaattaaaccaATCAATAATGAAAATTAAGTTAAaactttaaaataataaaaaaaaaaactacccaCACCCCAAGTCGTCTTCGTCTTCTTCCCCTATCACCACCACAATCGCCGTCTACTACCTCCGGCAACCACCCTCCACTATCACCTTTTAGTTTCTCCTACAACTCACCTGTTACTTCACACTACACCCCCTATCTTTTTACAGAATCGCCATCCCCATCGTTATCAAGTTATCAAAGAACCACCATCACTACCATGTTCAAAGTAGCGCCACCGGCCTCCCCATGTTCAAATCAAAATGGTCCGATTCAGCATCCCCATCGTCATTGATGTGTAATGATTTTCATATTTGTAATGATTCAGCATCCCCATCGCGTTGACCTGTGACAATTTTCAAATGTACTACATAATGACTTTTGTTTTCCGATTTGATCTCAACGATGACCTGGCATCTGATCAGATGTCCGATTAGTTCTAGTTTCTTGGGTGGATTGATCAACAAATGGACTACGTTTGTTGCTAATTAACCGATTAGATTCAATGTGTTGGGCAAATGGGTATGAATTTGTAACAATCCACTTTATGTGGGTCTTACTTTGATTCATGGAGCTACTGCAAAAAGGTGCAGGTGGGTTTTTTGTTTTTTGATTTGTAGAATGTAGACCCAATAAAGAAGAAGAATGGGGAAGTTGAAGTGGTCGCCAGAATAATGGGGTAGCGACAATTCAGAGTGAAGGGTTGGGTACGGTGGTGAAAGTTGGATGGTGGTTAGAGGGGGTAATCTTGACCCAAAGTCTTCCAAGTGGGTCAGTTTaggttgcttttaaaattatatgggttggtttggatAAGATGttttaactaaatgggtcacaataggtcacttgaaattccatcttgttattttcgggtcaaagcgggttgacaacattaaagaaatgggtcgatgtgggttagtgtcttaaagaaacggGGCAGGTTTCGGATCGGAATGGGTTTCGAGCCGGCACAAGTATCCGCACGAGACGGGTTACGGCACGGAACGGATTTTGGATCGGAACGGGTTTAGTTTGAATTGAGTTACGGGCCGAGACGGGTTTTGACGCTAGCCGTTTCGACGCGAGCCGTTTCGATCTGAGCCGTTTCGACCCgagccgtttcgacgcgaaccgtttcgacctgtaccgtttcgacgcgagtcgtttcgacctgtaccgtttcgacgcataccgtttcgacctgtaccgtttcgacgcgtaccgtttcaaTCTGTATCATTAGGATAACACTCTTCTTCTATAAACTTTTGACATACTGTTTCAACCTACAATTTCTTACAAGAATTATATTCTTAACAAGCAAAGAGTTTCTATAAACATAAAAGTTACCAATTAACCCTCTCACGATTCTTAGACAACATTTTGAATCCTCGACCAGAATGTCATCATAATAGACACTATCTCGGAAGTAGAATCAACATCGTGAGAATATTTGTTGGATTTAATCAACATATTCTCTGCAGATGATGGATATAATAAAGTTTCATGAGCTTTGTTCTAATCATTGCAAGATGTGAACTTCGCAGTGAATTTATACTGGAAATTTCATCAGTGATGCAAAGATGATATTATGAAGAGCTGAAGATGGATTCACTTGATGTACAATCtctcttttttaaaaaaaaaaaaacattttttaaccAAACCGACCCGACCCAACCTGAAACTcattctgacccgaacccgttctgacccgaacccgttttgacccgaaccaaaacaacccttattttaattgacccgtttcgacccgaacccgtcttgacccatgacccgacccgacccaacccgacccgatccgtttgccaggtctaatgGTGGTAGTGGTgaaaggtggagatggtggtggtggtgaagaaTTAGGAAGAAGAGGTGTGTTTGGATTGAAGATGAATCTAAATATGAGAAAGAAGAGGTGTGTTTGGATTGAAGGTGGTTATTGAtttaaagtttattttttaatagtaagggtatttaggtcatttcacacccacttaactgaaAAGACTAACCTACATCCGCGTTAgagactatccgggaacgaaattgaaaaagttggggactatagctttAATTTTAGAAACTTagagactaaaggtgaaaaaggccaaaccacagggactatccgggcatttaactcatAGTTAAATGAGTTTAGATTTTTATCAGTTTTTGTTTGGACTTTTTCCTTATATATGATCGTCGTTCGGTTGCTACTTAGCACGTTGTTTGGTCCTTCACTTTTTAACATGTATCGATATTGTATTGAGAAATAGTGCATATTTTGTCTTTTGAGGGTTTGTCCTttgtgtttatgttttttttctttttgttttggtGAACTTTAATGTTTTTCATTTTCTTCGTAGTTAATtgagtttaattttttttattagtttttgttttacgtttttttcATGGATATGATCGTTGTTTGGTCGCTACTTAGTACGGTGTTTAGTGGTCACATTTGATCCCTCAAGTTTTTTTTAGTCCTCGACTTTTTAatatgtgtcggtataaattcgactTTATCTACGTTTCACGTCACGTAAGCCGCTTTTTGTTAGAAATTCGTGTTTTAATATCATTTTGATCGTTGTTCGGTTACTACTCGGCTGGTAGCACGGTTTTACATCATCTTCCTGCAACGCGGGGGCTAAAGACTAGTAATATAATAATGTCTTATATATTAATAGTTGATATATTTGATGTTTAACTTCAGGGGACCTATTTCACCATCTATGTACTAAAGAGCACTGCCTACTTGTATCTGCTAGCCATTCTTGTTCCCATTGTTGCCCTTTTGGGTGACTTTCTGTATCAAGGGTGAGCTTTTCTTTCTGTTGTATTTAACGGGGAGTTGGTTAATTTAACTTTAACGTAttagtaggggtgcaaacgagctgagCCGAGCCCGGGCTCGACCAGGCTCGATCTCGGTTAACTTATGAGATCAAAACCGGGAAAAAACGTAAAATAAAGACACGTATTTCTTACGCCAGGCAACTCACATGACGTAAAATGTAGACGAAGTCGAATTTATGCCAACAACTTTATTGAAGTTTAGGGGTTGTATGACAACTTTATTGAAGTTTAGGAGTAGAAACATAAATTGGTTAAAGAAAAAATAGAATAATTAAACATTAATGGGTTTAAATAAAAGTTTACACTAAAGGACGAGATAGATTAAAAGATAAAATAACTACTAGTGCTCCTCTTAATGAAAACTAATATTACAATAAGGCTCAACGAGCCTGACGAGCTTCACATGTCAGGCTAGAGCTCGGGATCGATAAATAAATgtgctttattttaggctcaggctcggctcgtttgcacccgtACGTATTATATATTCTTATGTTCCCCTTAAAGTCAAAGGGAACAAGATGTAATATGAACGATTGGATGAAGATatgtagggttgtaaacgaaccgaacgaacacgaacaaggctttgttcgtgttcgtttgttaaggaaataaatgtgttcacgaacggttcatgaacacttaccgaacgagattttatgttcgtgtttgttcattaagaaaatgagcgtgttcacgaacacaaatgtAACGTTcccatttttatcatataagaattactggtttggttaaatttattgaccactagtaactagtaactagtttattattaatataaataGTCAActcaaatagttttaaacactattttatataattggttgaaatattataccAATTAATTGGCCTATGTATGGGTAACCTgtctaataaaaataaaagtatataaaaagttatattattaagaCAGGTATATTACGGGTAGGTTAAATGCTAGAAATATGAAGTTCCTAGACGGGCCTAGGAACCctataataataaaattatagaaatacattgtattttgaacctactctattttaATAAGACTGagacccaaatgtagacaaaaatattctcgttctaaatacatatttattattttctagaAAACCATACTTTAAAAGTTATAAGCAccaaataagtaaagcagttaaattaattatatatataataaaatataaaaataaacttACATGTAAGTTTGTATACGTTTACTTTaaagaaagaaaataaataaaaagaatttTAGCTAACTTTTACATCATATAGGATATTTGTAGTATGCATATATTAAATTGTAGTATGCATATATTAATAGGTACGTGTCCTCAAAAGAAGTATACACTCTTAGAAAGTTGACATGTATCAAGTATTAGCATTAATTGAAAGATGGACGTGTATGATTGCTGTCAAAAGGAGGCCAAACTTCTTCTCCAAGAAACTTGTAAATTCAATATAAATAGGCCACATATTTGTTCACTTGCGGCTGACATCCTTGCTTTCTATCATTTACATTTCTTTCTATTCATATacatatatttgttttttttcccTGTCTTATTTAGTAACTATACTAAAGCCCTGTCCTGTTTTAAGCattgtaactcccgatcaccgctacccttttcGATCGATCTgagtcccataacgcatgtcaaggctctgcccgactaagttcgtttggaTTCTATCTCGGAACTTCGAATTagggtactatacttaacacgagtgcattatatatttttttatatcttaaaaattatacccaaaatttataccaggagtccttctagttgaaccctaaagttacacagtgggtccattcctttttctcaccattttattctctttttgtgagctacccaaaactattatttattatttctattttattaCCAAACTTTTATAAAAAGTCATGCCTATTATTATTTTACCCAATAGGGAACCATAATTGAGACACTtaagtaatcctgcacaactccTTAAATTTTCgtagcaatcagaatcaggatcagggcccctaaaattccgggggggcaaaaccctagttacgattatcttcataactgattataaaattcgaaaatttaaaatctgtcgacacagcaagcctacatgcatgaagggctaccctatgaaaatagggtggtcactcgcgtagcgcgacgcctaagggggtaccccctcgcgctacgcgacggtgtcaaattttcagtataaatagcaggggttgggacttgaattttgacACTTGAACGAagaaaatcggagttacgtaggtcgagttataagcaaaacagtccaacacacacacacaattatcgaatcgctgccgcagaacagggtaattactcaatcgctattacgattcattccgggatcaatatatccaaggaatgcctaagtgccgcccacattgggctatgctttatcgttgtcgataattcgataatgagccgaagcattgtactttgtcgttgtcgataattcgatatacgagttgaagtactatactttgtcgtttgtcattttgataaatgagctgaagtattgcacttggacattcattgtaaaAATtaatctcggggaattatcgtaactgctgtattgatcattaacctgGTTCTTGTAAAATTCGTTAAGATTTGATTtaggttttacaccaatacgtattccattctgttaaaccaccaaaaaaaaatactcccaactacacccttacaatcaaacaaactataaaatcatcagaagatccagaataataaaggaATGtctaattatcggaagaagtagaatcaggaAGTTtattaactcaatcctgcatgctgatttgtgagttattctctttttataaattcttttatcacagtttgtgactatttacaatactccaaattattttcagaattataacttacagtgattaagtttatgtgaatcaccaaattacagccggtatgtggggtattgtgcacattagttgataatcttcaccattggggcagccattgggtgatatgaccataatcacagataccattggacgtatgggccaatggatcgagtggtaaagtactgtgggtagttggttgatatcagagacattgtaaaagatcttaccactgtgaattataataaatgcgtcattttccagtaactagaataattcactcagtatttcccgctgacaaaatctttttaaaacgcgtttcaggtaattacaatagattggagtaaggattggatccgacactgaaggacttcaagaagtggcttattttcaaattaagaaatactgtttttatttaaaagctacctttgtaaaacatggaatttatcccatctttttaaataaaatccggtgtttctaaactctgatatttttcctaactcacggtcctgatgaaatttccgctgcaatgtttttcaaaataatcaccggtaccactggactgctcacggcaccgattccggccagggtggggtcgggggtcgtgacaacaAATAAATTTGGTGAACGCAACGATggataaaggtggatggcccaAAGAGCAGCActggaacttgaatcccttattgtggaacggggGTCGATCGTGTTCGtcaatgtaaataatgagaa from Helianthus annuus cultivar XRQ/B chromosome 7, HanXRQr2.0-SUNRISE, whole genome shotgun sequence includes the following:
- the LOC110867106 gene encoding uncharacterized protein LOC110867106; the encoded protein is MGRDFVRGSKDKWLWGADVKDSFTVAMVKQLYREDNEVGRDHKMRWESWVPSTVNIFVWRAEMDRIPTKAALIRRRINIQDGACALCGFGEEDVMHLFTGCSFAFGVWDSVGRWCNIMPIMAFDFKDLLGIHEQVSGCKWAKKVIRGIVMISCWVLWIKRNDKVFHGSSPKVVDAVALVKSGSFLWLKSRSKFSDLLWKDRVHNPLYMM